One Pleurocapsa sp. PCC 7327 DNA segment encodes these proteins:
- a CDS encoding ShlB/FhaC/HecB family hemolysin secretion/activation protein yields the protein MVVASTVQAAAYPANVSSPDWKSIKTYQSSLTDNGYLSQLPNPIPPRPPEPPIEQPTKPEKPRLETPPPQLTPSPLEEIPGKIRVERFEFVGNTAFNDEELSKEVAQFTGREITFAELIQAEEAVTNLYVKNGYINSGAIVEAGQAFLPEKAVVTIAIIEGGIEDIQITGTRRLNPDYVRDRLAVATSKPLNQNRLLEALQLLQLDPLIESISAELSPGVRPDSSLLEVQVAEADYFTLAPFADNGRNPSVGSFRRGVRLTVGNLAGFGDGLDASLSNTDGSTALDLSYTIPINPYNGTIRLAGGLSDNEVIDRQFERLDITGDYHYYELTLRQPLFQSPSEEFALGLTLSRQESQNFILGEGFPLSPGANNQGEIRISAIRFFQDWVKRNPQDVFALRSQFSLGVGAFGATVNGEGLPDSRFLAWRGQGQYVRSLAPDTLLVVRSDLQLATDPLLTLEQISIGGLGTVRGYRQDLLLTDNGFLASVEARLPIMRVSEVEGVLQIVPFVDFGVGWNNGDFPDPDPNALVGVGLGLQWQMGDDFSARLDWGIPLVDVDVDKKAWNDNGLYFSLDLKL from the coding sequence ATGGTTGTGGCGAGTACCGTTCAAGCAGCAGCCTACCCTGCCAATGTCTCTAGCCCCGATTGGAAATCCATAAAAACTTACCAGTCATCTCTAACCGACAACGGATATTTATCTCAACTTCCCAACCCAATTCCTCCCAGACCCCCCGAACCGCCAATAGAACAGCCAACAAAACCCGAAAAGCCCCGCCTCGAAACTCCACCCCCACAGCTAACGCCTTCACCGCTTGAGGAAATTCCTGGCAAGATTCGGGTTGAACGATTTGAGTTCGTCGGCAATACCGCATTCAACGATGAAGAATTAAGCAAAGAAGTTGCCCAGTTTACCGGAAGAGAAATAACTTTTGCGGAACTAATCCAGGCAGAAGAAGCCGTGACCAATCTATACGTTAAGAATGGTTACATCAATTCCGGTGCGATCGTCGAAGCAGGTCAAGCTTTCCTCCCAGAAAAAGCAGTAGTGACAATTGCGATTATTGAAGGAGGCATCGAAGATATCCAAATCACGGGGACTAGACGGCTGAACCCCGACTACGTGCGCGATCGCTTGGCAGTTGCCACCTCTAAGCCCCTCAATCAAAATCGCCTGCTGGAAGCGCTGCAACTATTGCAACTCGACCCACTGATTGAAAGCATTTCGGCTGAATTATCGCCTGGGGTGCGTCCAGATTCGAGTTTACTTGAAGTTCAAGTCGCAGAGGCAGATTATTTTACCCTTGCACCCTTTGCCGATAACGGACGCAATCCCAGTGTAGGCAGTTTCCGACGAGGCGTTCGCCTCACGGTAGGAAATTTAGCAGGCTTTGGGGATGGTCTCGATGCCAGTCTCTCCAATACGGATGGAAGTACTGCCTTAGATCTCAGCTATACCATTCCCATCAATCCTTATAACGGTACGATTAGACTGGCAGGGGGATTGAGCGACAATGAAGTAATCGATCGCCAGTTTGAGCGTTTAGACATTACTGGAGACTATCACTACTACGAACTAACGCTGCGCCAGCCGTTGTTCCAATCTCCTAGCGAAGAATTTGCCTTGGGGTTGACCCTATCTCGACAGGAAAGCCAAAACTTTATTTTGGGCGAGGGCTTTCCTCTTTCTCCAGGGGCTAACAACCAGGGAGAAATTCGCATCTCAGCAATTCGGTTTTTCCAAGACTGGGTTAAGCGCAATCCGCAAGACGTGTTTGCTCTTCGCTCCCAATTTAGTCTAGGCGTTGGGGCATTTGGTGCGACGGTCAATGGCGAAGGACTTCCCGATAGCCGTTTCTTGGCTTGGCGAGGGCAAGGACAGTACGTGCGATCGCTGGCACCGGACACTTTGTTAGTCGTTCGTTCCGATCTCCAGCTTGCAACCGACCCTCTTTTAACACTAGAGCAAATTTCTATTGGAGGCTTGGGAACTGTCCGAGGCTATCGGCAGGATTTACTGCTGACAGATAATGGCTTTCTAGCCAGCGTTGAAGCGCGACTGCCTATTATGCGAGTATCGGAAGTAGAAGGAGTGTTGCAGATCGTGCCGTTTGTGGATTTTGGGGTTGGTTGGAATAATGGCGATTTTCCCGACCCAGACCCGAATGCACTCGTGGGTGTCGGTCTTGGTTTGCAGTGGCAAATGGGGGACGATTTCAGCGCCCGTTTGGATTGGGGGATTCCTCTAGTTGATGTGGATGTAGACAAAAAGGCTTGGAACGACAACGGGCTGTATTTTAGTCTCGATTTGAAGCTTTAA
- a CDS encoding Mo-dependent nitrogenase C-terminal domain-containing protein — MTTLNQTSFGIDLLQPMRLWLENVEIHNPKLARLLCKIIPAQCPFERDIKLFGHSIFHIPPLCKLNPLYEQVIGLRFKCLSYLADRCGEDVTLYYQQQGS, encoded by the coding sequence ATGACTACCTTAAATCAAACCAGTTTTGGGATCGATCTGCTACAACCAATGCGTCTGTGGCTAGAGAATGTAGAGATTCATAACCCCAAGTTGGCTCGGTTGTTGTGCAAAATCATTCCTGCTCAGTGTCCTTTTGAACGGGATATCAAACTTTTTGGTCACTCTATCTTTCACATTCCACCGTTATGCAAGCTGAATCCTCTTTACGAGCAAGTGATTGGTCTTCGCTTTAAGTGTTTGTCTTATCTTGCAGATCGATGCGGCGAAGATGTAACGCTCTACTATCAACAGCAAGGCAGTTAA
- a CDS encoding type II toxin-antitoxin system VapC family toxin — protein sequence MNRVFCLDTSVLVSYLVPDEHEPQADTLVLEAVSGAARLVAPAFAWAEIGSVLRKKIRMDLLTAEQAQGCYEDFCNFPIDYINEESVRMRSWELAQQYQLPTLYDASFLAVAESESAQFWTIDRVLLDRLSPRPAYVHELGE from the coding sequence GTGAATAGAGTTTTCTGTCTAGATACCAGCGTTTTAGTGTCCTACCTCGTCCCAGACGAACACGAACCCCAGGCAGATACTCTGGTATTAGAAGCCGTTTCAGGGGCTGCCCGTTTAGTGGCTCCCGCCTTTGCTTGGGCAGAAATCGGGTCTGTCTTGCGAAAAAAAATCAGGATGGATTTGCTGACGGCAGAGCAAGCGCAAGGCTGTTATGAGGACTTTTGTAATTTCCCCATAGACTACATCAATGAGGAGTCGGTTAGAATGAGATCCTGGGAACTTGCACAGCAGTATCAACTCCCAACCCTCTATGATGCTTCCTTTCTAGCAGTTGCCGAAAGCGAATCTGCCCAATTTTGGACAATCGATCGGGTTTTACTCGATCGACTCTCTCCCCGACCCGCTTACGTGCATGAACTAGGAGAATAG
- a CDS encoding YlcI/YnfO family protein has product MEREAVTIRFPAKLVCQAKQLKYGGESFNELVVEAVEREVKRRRALSAHESIVARRAEIKAKTGVQPDATALIRALRKGEGRRE; this is encoded by the coding sequence ATGGAACGTGAAGCCGTTACCATCCGCTTTCCTGCCAAGTTAGTCTGTCAAGCCAAACAGCTAAAATATGGTGGGGAATCCTTCAATGAGCTAGTGGTAGAAGCAGTAGAGCGAGAGGTGAAACGGAGGCGTGCACTCTCAGCCCATGAGAGCATTGTGGCTAGGCGGGCTGAAATTAAGGCGAAAACTGGCGTACAGCCAGATGCTACCGCACTGATTCGCGCTCTTAGAAAAGGAGAAGGGCGGCGTGAATAG
- a CDS encoding M28 family peptidase — MSEPLQENLQSHVKEIARPRDPYLANGGHFYVQEYIRQELAQWGEVEVHEFQVRGKTHQNFILDLPNDTNTQKPPILIGAHYDAVIGSPGADDNATGVAVLLELARIFAAEPGHYPLRLVAFDLEEYNLLGSFCYASKLRRQEQPLRLTISLEMLGYCNHNPGSQQYPPGLNFFYPSKGDFIALIGNLPTLLDLIHISYHIKNTGIPCEWLPVAIRGLLLPDTRRSDHAPFWDNGYPAIMVTDTANLRNPHYHQPSDTIDTVDFEFLTGVLKGLATGIRNIR; from the coding sequence ATGTCTGAGCCGCTTCAAGAGAATTTGCAGTCACACGTCAAGGAAATTGCGCGTCCACGAGATCCCTATCTTGCCAATGGTGGGCATTTTTACGTCCAAGAATATATTCGTCAAGAGTTAGCACAATGGGGGGAAGTAGAGGTACATGAATTTCAAGTGCGGGGTAAAACCCACCAAAATTTCATCCTCGATTTACCCAATGATACCAATACTCAGAAACCACCGATTTTAATTGGTGCACACTATGATGCGGTTATTGGTTCTCCTGGTGCTGACGACAATGCTACAGGTGTAGCTGTATTGTTGGAATTGGCAAGAATCTTTGCTGCTGAACCAGGACATTATCCTTTGAGGTTGGTGGCATTCGATCTTGAGGAATACAATTTGCTAGGTAGTTTTTGCTATGCCAGCAAATTACGACGACAAGAACAGCCCTTACGTTTAACCATTTCTTTAGAAATGTTAGGTTATTGCAACCATAATCCCGGTTCGCAACAATACCCTCCTGGCTTAAATTTTTTCTATCCTAGCAAAGGTGATTTCATTGCCTTAATTGGCAATTTGCCTACCTTACTTGACCTAATTCATATTAGTTACCACATTAAAAACACAGGAATCCCTTGTGAATGGCTTCCAGTGGCGATAAGGGGTTTGCTGCTTCCTGATACTCGAAGAAGCGATCATGCTCCTTTTTGGGACAACGGCTATCCAGCCATTATGGTCACTGACACAGCCAATTTACGAAATCCTCATTACCATCAGCCAAGTGACACCATCGATACTGTAGATTTTGAGTTTTTAACAGGCGTTTTGAAGGGTCTAGCTACTGGTATTAGAAACATAAGATGA
- a CDS encoding M48 family metallopeptidase, which translates to MSQQIQSQIEQITLQRYRELIQGGAIVVQDWYGTVHLQQILNQFASATGARARFFIVDAPLQILAQAADGWNAESLADGTFIFNYDLLNASWSIAEGYACWRADPSFNLNYHFWLIAQALRSDFDIMPPTDIFGQLQYQTSQIFRDMIAFVAAHELAHFIKHDLARKLVEASLTGSTPISAMFFSRGLEIEADLLGLSLLVQAGYDPRGALLSLAFMDYLDKFTGRQPHPLDPHPPASDRFTIVQQWLTNNGFPLPQIFERIHI; encoded by the coding sequence ATGAGTCAGCAAATACAAAGTCAGATTGAACAAATCACCCTTCAAAGGTATCGAGAACTTATCCAAGGGGGTGCCATCGTAGTTCAGGATTGGTACGGTACAGTACATCTACAACAAATTCTCAATCAGTTTGCTTCTGCAACTGGAGCAAGGGCACGTTTCTTCATAGTAGATGCCCCACTTCAAATTCTTGCTCAAGCAGCAGACGGATGGAATGCAGAAAGTTTAGCTGATGGAACCTTTATTTTTAATTACGATTTGCTAAATGCCAGTTGGTCAATAGCAGAAGGATACGCCTGCTGGCGCGCAGATCCATCTTTTAATCTGAATTATCATTTTTGGCTGATAGCTCAGGCTTTAAGGAGCGACTTTGATATTATGCCCCCTACCGATATATTTGGGCAACTCCAGTATCAAACAAGCCAGATCTTTCGAGACATGATTGCTTTTGTTGCGGCACACGAACTTGCCCACTTTATCAAACATGATTTGGCAAGGAAATTAGTAGAAGCATCGTTGACGGGAAGTACTCCAATTTCCGCCATGTTTTTCAGTCGGGGACTCGAAATTGAAGCTGACCTTCTTGGTTTGAGTCTCCTTGTACAGGCAGGATATGACCCGCGTGGGGCATTATTATCTCTTGCTTTTATGGACTATTTGGACAAGTTTACGGGCAGACAGCCTCATCCTTTAGATCCCCATCCACCAGCTAGCGATCGCTTCACGATCGTCCAGCAATGGCTGACTAATAATGGATTTCCACTTCCACAGATTTTTGAGCGGATTCATATATAG
- a CDS encoding DUF928 domain-containing protein, with product MVNIKSLTSTRKPSQKIASILLLAATATACFYSGLILSAFAQPNSESSVETRDRVRNANTSTETRGSEQNSVWAVLWELLKSKRNEPALTSRGNVCEITPGLLGEKNIIWSDRPLFLWQGTAPSIKIRLYSPFNPDREQELLWSQTVTAQSQTAKFQSVKYTGEALQPGKIYDWELVVPSSHRQRFTFQVMESQERNDIASKLAELETQLKTAGATVEEIALQRANYFAQLGLWSDALQEIYSVKNPSPTLTRNAQEVLSYLCESSDIEISQ from the coding sequence ATGGTTAATATCAAGTCGTTGACCTCAACTCGAAAACCCAGCCAGAAAATCGCGTCTATATTGCTACTGGCTGCCACAGCTACCGCCTGTTTCTACTCTGGATTGATTCTCAGTGCCTTTGCTCAGCCGAATTCTGAGTCCTCAGTAGAAACTAGAGATCGCGTTCGCAATGCCAACACTTCAACAGAAACTAGAGGAAGCGAGCAGAACTCAGTCTGGGCAGTTCTTTGGGAATTATTGAAATCGAAACGGAACGAGCCTGCCTTAACCTCACGAGGGAATGTCTGCGAGATTACCCCCGGTTTGCTAGGAGAAAAAAATATCATCTGGAGCGATCGCCCTCTGTTTCTCTGGCAAGGAACGGCACCAAGTATCAAAATTCGCCTTTACAGTCCTTTTAATCCCGATCGCGAGCAGGAACTGTTGTGGAGTCAGACTGTCACGGCACAATCTCAAACGGCAAAATTTCAAAGTGTTAAGTATACCGGAGAGGCGTTGCAGCCTGGTAAAATCTACGATTGGGAATTGGTCGTTCCGTCTTCCCATCGGCAGCGCTTTACTTTTCAAGTGATGGAGTCCCAAGAGCGCAATGATATCGCCTCTAAACTGGCGGAACTGGAAACGCAACTGAAAACAGCAGGAGCCACTGTCGAGGAAATCGCCTTACAACGCGCTAACTATTTTGCCCAACTAGGTCTTTGGTCGGATGCTTTGCAGGAAATCTACTCTGTGAAAAATCCGTCTCCTACTCTGACTCGCAATGCCCAAGAAGTCTTGAGCTATCTATGCGAATCTAGCGACATTGAGATTAGTCAGTGA
- a CDS encoding CHASE2 domain-containing protein, with amino-acid sequence MLRSIFRLKVQQIDRACLFELSWGRGQQLCATLSYPEALTKLYQEWQRAYLGFYKTALRSRVEASGSGATVERHAQLVQAEAMLLSEFHRWLRCQELFEIRTEIARAAKRLAEQVPVQSKLGGGCVDVFLTCNPIELERFPWEAWEIGTEFTGTVAIRFARTPVNIRAETTPQRQRFRRGRTRVLAILGDDTGLNFQGDRQALRSLVSVAEIQFVGWQPGKAISELKAQICEAIADERGWDILFFAGHSNETAITGGELAIAPGASMFVSEIAPQLQLAKERGLQFALFNSCRGLSMAASLIDLGLSQVAVMREPIHNRVAQAFLVRFLQLLTQYKDVCDALLAACQYLKQQQNLTYPSAYLIPSLFCHPDADLFQIEPFGFRQWLKQWLPTRREAIALGSLVLLSLFPPVQDFLLEGRVLIQAIYRDVTGQIPPAALPPVLLVQIDERSIQKAGISDPNPIDRSYLASLIDKLSALDAKVVGIDYLLDRPGNDRLLSQSIRTAVDRKGIWIVFAAQLDNGKEVGGAPETGIAKRYWSLEGYTNALPQYVRLLPAKTDCYQTCPFAYLLAVVYALNQDPFASDLPKPRLNNRSDFRTQVFNYLNEGDKPNDTVAFLRQTRLHPISSFAENFGQLWLRPINDFSIPPDLVYDRIAAWQLLDDNVDTLAGDRFEQQIAIVAPGGYDEAGIIPGADNFPAPLAVAYWRKRRVSAATNPDKFAGSEALAYMIHHLLAQRLVVPIPDLWAIGIAVLLGKRATLVLRKQYRDRWQWAIGLAGATAAYILIGLQVYISAAVLLPWFLPSVAFWIYVLPTLRRTSHG; translated from the coding sequence ATGCTTCGCTCTATTTTTCGGCTCAAAGTCCAACAAATCGATCGAGCTTGTCTTTTTGAGCTGTCTTGGGGTAGAGGACAACAGCTTTGCGCTACCTTGTCCTATCCAGAAGCACTGACGAAACTGTATCAGGAGTGGCAGCGAGCTTATCTGGGCTTTTATAAAACGGCGTTGCGATCGCGAGTGGAAGCTTCTGGCAGCGGAGCGACCGTCGAGCGCCATGCCCAACTGGTGCAGGCGGAAGCCATGCTGCTGTCTGAGTTTCATCGCTGGCTTCGCTGTCAAGAACTCTTTGAAATTCGCACTGAGATTGCCCGTGCCGCTAAGCGCCTAGCAGAGCAAGTGCCCGTCCAGTCAAAGCTCGGTGGCGGCTGCGTCGATGTTTTCCTCACTTGTAACCCAATTGAGCTAGAGCGATTTCCTTGGGAAGCTTGGGAAATTGGAACAGAATTTACCGGGACGGTCGCCATTCGCTTTGCTCGCACTCCAGTTAACATCCGGGCAGAAACGACTCCCCAGCGTCAGAGATTTCGTCGCGGTCGAACTCGCGTCTTAGCTATTTTAGGCGATGACACGGGACTGAACTTTCAAGGGGATCGGCAAGCTTTGCGATCGTTAGTCTCCGTGGCAGAGATTCAATTTGTTGGCTGGCAACCCGGAAAAGCCATATCCGAACTCAAGGCGCAGATTTGTGAGGCGATCGCAGACGAACGGGGTTGGGATATTTTATTTTTCGCCGGACATAGCAATGAAACTGCCATTACTGGAGGAGAGTTAGCGATCGCCCCTGGCGCGTCAATGTTCGTCAGTGAAATTGCGCCACAATTACAGCTAGCCAAAGAGCGAGGACTTCAATTTGCTCTCTTTAACTCCTGTCGGGGACTCAGTATGGCTGCCTCGCTGATTGACTTGGGACTAAGCCAAGTGGCAGTGATGCGGGAGCCAATCCACAATCGAGTCGCGCAAGCCTTTCTGGTGCGGTTTCTGCAACTCTTAACCCAATACAAAGACGTGTGCGATGCCCTGCTGGCAGCCTGTCAATATCTCAAGCAGCAACAGAACCTTACCTATCCCTCTGCTTACCTCATTCCTTCCTTATTTTGTCATCCCGATGCCGATCTATTTCAAATTGAACCTTTTGGCTTTAGGCAATGGCTCAAACAGTGGTTGCCCACGCGCCGAGAAGCGATCGCTCTGGGATCGTTAGTACTACTGAGCTTATTTCCCCCCGTACAGGACTTTTTATTAGAAGGGCGAGTCTTAATCCAGGCAATCTACCGCGATGTCACGGGACAAATTCCACCTGCGGCATTACCCCCCGTCCTGTTGGTTCAGATCGACGAGCGGTCAATTCAGAAAGCGGGGATCTCCGATCCCAATCCAATCGATCGCAGCTATCTAGCTAGTTTGATTGACAAACTCTCAGCCTTAGATGCCAAAGTTGTAGGAATCGATTATCTTCTAGACAGACCTGGGAACGATCGCCTACTCTCACAATCTATCCGCACTGCGGTCGATCGGAAAGGCATTTGGATTGTATTTGCAGCTCAGTTGGATAATGGAAAAGAAGTGGGGGGAGCGCCTGAAACTGGCATTGCGAAACGTTATTGGAGTCTCGAAGGTTATACTAATGCCTTGCCCCAATATGTCAGACTTTTACCTGCAAAAACAGATTGTTACCAGACTTGTCCCTTTGCCTATCTGCTGGCAGTAGTTTACGCACTCAATCAAGACCCTTTTGCCTCTGATTTGCCGAAACCGCGATTAAATAACCGAAGCGATTTTCGTACCCAAGTATTTAATTATCTCAACGAGGGAGATAAACCCAACGATACTGTTGCCTTCTTACGCCAAACACGGCTTCACCCGATAAGCAGCTTTGCCGAAAACTTTGGTCAACTTTGGTTGCGACCTATCAATGACTTTTCGATTCCCCCAGACTTGGTTTACGATCGCATTGCCGCTTGGCAGTTACTCGATGATAATGTCGATACTTTAGCAGGCGATCGGTTCGAGCAGCAAATCGCGATCGTTGCCCCAGGAGGATATGACGAAGCAGGAATCATACCTGGGGCAGATAATTTCCCAGCGCCTCTAGCCGTTGCTTACTGGCGAAAACGGCGGGTTTCTGCGGCAACCAACCCAGACAAATTCGCGGGATCTGAAGCCCTTGCTTACATGATTCATCATTTGCTGGCACAGCGATTAGTCGTTCCCATTCCCGATCTTTGGGCGATCGGCATAGCAGTTTTGCTGGGCAAAAGAGCCACACTGGTGCTGAGGAAACAGTACAGAGATCGATGGCAGTGGGCAATTGGGCTAGCTGGCGCTACAGCCGCTTATATTCTCATTGGACTACAGGTTTATATCTCTGCTGCGGTATTGCTGCCTTGGTTTCTGCCGTCAGTAGCCTTTTGGATTTATGTTTTGCCGACTTTGAGGAGGACATCTCATGGTTAA
- a CDS encoding DUF1822 family protein, whose protein sequence is MTNFPNDPTDLLLDFESLPVETIFLESDKIDRAVQLSSQIVNEFRQWQIYLNALALFGFEQWLSERAAELRVNSENCTVLQPQYANAIAADCNLEVGEFKLCLLATGTLIDEAIAFPRAAIDLPEYAAHFYVLVEVREEQEQATIKSFIRHDQLVDRLQSANLQAEPDWTYELPYAWFDRDPDRLLLYLRCLEPTAIPLPAIPTNRLASLSGIQAELEPLIPQLQSPNRPLWKVLTWEQGAALLSSPELLDWLYCLQTEAQPIGQLSQILQNLTQQVVNVWLWLQDELDEFAQNLSWMVLPPPDLATVPLRSLRDTVVESPAEEFGAIIAQLRSRGMEIPTQARGAYRDLTLAENLLRLYAVTWSIPIQSEWTLLLILGTRSGNELPQGLKLRVSELTNVLVEVEPNPGDTYLYTRVVGALNEQFLVTLVLMDGETLTLPSFAFIREESQ, encoded by the coding sequence ATGACTAACTTCCCTAACGATCCGACTGACCTTCTGCTCGACTTTGAATCCTTGCCCGTAGAGACAATTTTCCTCGAATCGGACAAGATTGACCGAGCCGTACAACTCAGCAGCCAAATTGTGAATGAATTCCGGCAATGGCAAATCTATCTCAATGCTTTAGCGTTATTTGGTTTCGAGCAGTGGCTGAGCGAGCGAGCAGCAGAGCTTCGGGTCAACTCGGAAAACTGTACTGTATTGCAGCCGCAGTATGCCAACGCGATCGCTGCGGATTGTAATCTAGAGGTGGGCGAGTTTAAACTTTGCTTGCTGGCAACCGGAACCCTAATCGATGAAGCGATCGCTTTCCCAAGAGCAGCCATTGACTTGCCAGAATATGCCGCCCATTTTTATGTGCTGGTAGAGGTTCGAGAAGAGCAGGAACAAGCCACAATTAAGAGCTTCATCCGCCACGACCAACTCGTAGACCGTCTGCAATCTGCTAACTTACAAGCCGAGCCAGACTGGACTTACGAGCTGCCATACGCATGGTTCGATCGCGATCCCGATCGCTTGTTGCTCTACCTGCGCTGTTTGGAACCGACTGCCATCCCTCTGCCTGCGATACCAACTAATCGCTTAGCGTCTCTATCGGGGATACAAGCTGAACTAGAACCTCTAATCCCACAGCTACAATCTCCAAATCGCCCCTTGTGGAAGGTATTGACTTGGGAGCAGGGAGCGGCACTGCTGAGCAGTCCAGAGCTACTAGATTGGCTATACTGCCTGCAAACAGAAGCACAACCGATCGGTCAACTTTCACAAATCTTACAAAACCTAACCCAACAAGTCGTGAATGTATGGCTGTGGTTACAGGACGAGCTAGACGAGTTCGCCCAGAATCTATCTTGGATGGTACTTCCGCCCCCGGATTTGGCTACAGTACCCCTACGTTCCCTGAGAGATACTGTCGTTGAATCGCCTGCTGAAGAGTTCGGGGCGATAATCGCCCAGTTAAGAAGTAGGGGCATGGAAATCCCTACCCAGGCGCGTGGCGCTTACCGAGACTTGACTTTAGCTGAGAATCTCTTGCGATTGTACGCCGTCACCTGGTCTATTCCCATTCAATCGGAGTGGACGTTGCTGCTAATCTTAGGAACGCGGTCTGGGAACGAGCTGCCCCAAGGACTCAAATTACGAGTCAGCGAGCTAACGAATGTTTTAGTCGAGGTAGAGCCTAACCCAGGGGATACCTATCTCTATACTCGTGTCGTCGGCGCATTGAACGAGCAATTTCTAGTGACCCTTGTCTTGATGGATGGAGAAACCCTTACATTGCCGTCCTTTGCCTTTATTCGTGAAGAATCGCAATAA
- a CDS encoding DNA cytosine methyltransferase: MVKKSDRERPIAVDLFAGAGGMTLGFEQAGFDVLAAVEIDPIHCATHEYNFPFWTVLCRDITKITGAEIRNQSAIGDRDIDVVFGGPPCQGFSLIGKRVVDDPRNSLVFQFLRVVLELKPKFFVMENVRGLAVGKQQKILETLIQEFQLQGYQVQKNYQVLNAACYGVPQARERLFLLGAREDFELPKYPQPITQPVRLNNFKYKKLSNLPTAPTVWDAIGDLPEVEHYPELLRKDWVIAECKGSSHYALILRGIKQLEDDYSYDREYNLQILSSSIRTRHTAETIKRFQETRHGETEKISRFHKLHPDGICNTLRAGTNKYNGAFTSARPIHPFTPRCITVREAARLHSYPDWFRFHATKWHGFRQVGNSVPPLLAKAVAAEIIRTLNASPFKPTLRQKLGDERLLQLKLSQATRYY, encoded by the coding sequence ATGGTCAAGAAAAGCGATCGCGAGCGACCTATTGCAGTAGACTTATTCGCAGGTGCGGGGGGAATGACTCTCGGTTTTGAACAGGCAGGATTTGACGTGCTTGCTGCTGTAGAAATCGATCCGATTCACTGCGCGACTCATGAATATAATTTTCCTTTCTGGACTGTTTTATGTCGAGATATAACTAAAATAACGGGAGCAGAAATTAGAAATCAATCGGCAATTGGCGATCGCGATATCGATGTAGTTTTTGGAGGACCTCCCTGTCAAGGATTTTCACTAATTGGCAAACGAGTAGTTGACGATCCGCGCAACTCCCTTGTCTTTCAGTTTCTGAGAGTAGTTTTGGAGTTAAAACCCAAATTTTTCGTCATGGAAAATGTACGGGGATTGGCTGTTGGAAAACAACAAAAAATCCTCGAAACTTTGATACAAGAATTTCAGCTTCAAGGTTACCAAGTACAAAAAAATTATCAAGTTCTCAATGCCGCTTGTTACGGAGTTCCACAAGCTCGCGAAAGATTATTTCTCCTGGGAGCAAGAGAGGATTTTGAATTACCCAAATACCCTCAGCCAATCACTCAACCAGTTCGGTTAAATAACTTCAAATATAAAAAATTATCCAATCTACCCACTGCCCCGACAGTGTGGGATGCCATCGGAGATTTGCCTGAAGTAGAACATTATCCAGAATTACTAAGAAAAGACTGGGTTATCGCTGAATGCAAGGGTTCTAGTCATTATGCTCTCATCCTTCGCGGCATCAAACAGTTGGAAGATGATTATTCATACGATCGCGAATATAATTTGCAAATTCTCTCCTCAAGCATACGAACCAGACACACTGCTGAAACGATTAAACGCTTTCAAGAAACTCGTCACGGCGAAACCGAAAAGATCAGTCGTTTCCACAAGCTGCATCCCGATGGGATTTGTAACACGCTAAGAGCCGGAACCAATAAGTATAATGGGGCTTTTACCTCTGCCAGACCAATTCATCCATTTACGCCAAGATGTATTACGGTCAGAGAAGCAGCACGGCTGCATTCCTATCCCGACTGGTTTAGATTTCATGCGACCAAATGGCATGGATTTCGACAGGTTGGCAATTCCGTACCGCCACTATTAGCCAAAGCTGTGGCGGCAGAGATTATTCGCACCCTTAATGCGTCACCCTTTAAGCCAACTCTGCGGCAAAAGTTGGGCGATGAAAGACTACTTCAGCTCAAACTATCGCAAGCGACACGATACTACTGA